The proteins below come from a single Anaerolineales bacterium genomic window:
- a CDS encoding dynamin family protein, translating to MIVERPGLLTRYEALRQKTVEGMTAFVDTLGKVDGLPPDQLEQARDALFHADHPYLAVFLGAFNTGKSSLINALIGENVLSVGATPTTDRIAILRHGSTAQTMGGSDIQTIFHPTPLLERVSLVDTPGLDSVFKGHDAITGKFLHRADLVFHVMLATQAMSASNREYLESLRDYGKRVIVVINQIDLVDEGERGTLQSFVTEQVRAAFGVQPQVWLVSSRLASEAQKSAPRDSRLWEQSGFSQFETYLNRALSDVERARQKLETPLQIARNVMSAANIRIREQQDALAEYRRSAANVRGQIDAAQKEQDTTVREVVTALETAFDETALRGKALLRETFQWSKVFPLLFSGLGQVIRFPRLFRRRSVVVSRMLPAAERARVIEPLTTIPPLVERVPPRLEGRDVKDTDDLVLYAQRELERLPGALRGKVIGDLTPPARYDRTLWDKARDDLSGTLEKAQQMETDTLDGQIRMTAGTLVVYLLSILIMGCLLLTLLSVANQGNSAGLLIVAMFAAMLGGIAALPLRGWLMANAYGRRLEALKREYSERFMSAAREQISYGRQLRGDAVAPFLRMVETYLSQADTIKAELAAHTQQLTELEKSVSDLKG from the coding sequence GTGATTGTTGAACGCCCCGGCTTGCTCACCCGCTATGAAGCACTTCGTCAAAAGACCGTTGAGGGGATGACCGCCTTTGTCGATACATTAGGAAAGGTGGACGGACTGCCTCCCGACCAGCTTGAGCAGGCACGGGACGCCCTCTTTCATGCCGATCATCCCTACCTTGCTGTGTTTCTGGGCGCGTTCAACACCGGAAAATCCAGCCTGATCAATGCCCTAATCGGGGAAAATGTCCTCAGCGTCGGGGCGACACCGACCACAGATCGTATCGCTATTCTGCGGCATGGCAGCACCGCTCAGACGATGGGCGGCAGCGATATTCAGACGATCTTTCACCCCACCCCTCTCTTAGAGCGTGTCAGCCTTGTGGATACCCCCGGACTCGATTCCGTCTTCAAAGGGCATGATGCCATTACCGGCAAGTTCCTCCACCGCGCCGATCTGGTCTTTCATGTCATGTTGGCAACGCAGGCAATGTCGGCAAGCAATCGCGAATACCTTGAATCGCTGCGTGATTATGGCAAGCGAGTGATCGTCGTGATCAACCAGATTGACCTTGTGGACGAAGGCGAACGGGGAACATTACAGAGCTTTGTCACAGAGCAAGTGCGGGCTGCCTTTGGCGTACAGCCTCAGGTATGGTTGGTCTCCTCGCGCTTAGCGAGCGAGGCGCAAAAGAGCGCCCCGCGTGATTCCCGCCTCTGGGAACAGAGCGGATTCAGCCAGTTTGAAACCTATCTGAATCGCGCCCTAAGCGATGTGGAACGGGCGCGGCAAAAGCTGGAGACACCCCTTCAAATCGCCCGCAATGTGATGAGCGCCGCTAATATCCGCATCCGTGAACAGCAAGACGCCCTTGCCGAATACCGACGCTCGGCGGCAAATGTTCGTGGGCAGATTGACGCCGCTCAAAAGGAACAAGACACCACCGTGCGGGAGGTTGTCACCGCCCTTGAAACGGCATTTGACGAAACGGCACTACGCGGCAAAGCGCTTCTGCGCGAAACTTTCCAGTGGTCAAAGGTGTTTCCCTTGCTTTTCAGCGGGTTGGGGCAGGTGATTCGCTTTCCGCGCTTGTTTCGGCGGCGAAGTGTCGTCGTCAGCCGGATGCTTCCGGCGGCAGAACGGGCGCGGGTGATCGAACCACTGACGACGATCCCCCCGCTTGTGGAGCGCGTCCCGCCGCGTCTGGAAGGGCGCGATGTGAAAGATACTGATGATCTCGTCCTCTATGCGCAGCGGGAGTTAGAACGCCTTCCCGGTGCGCTGCGCGGGAAGGTCATTGGCGATCTCACCCCCCCTGCCCGTTATGATCGGACGCTGTGGGATAAAGCGCGGGATGATCTTTCAGGAACACTTGAAAAAGCGCAGCAGATGGAGACCGACACCCTTGATGGGCAGATTCGCATGACAGCGGGGACGCTGGTCGTCTATCTCTTGAGCATTCTAATCATGGGTTGTTTGCTGCTGACGCTGCTCAGTGTGGCGAATCAGGGAAATTCGGCGGGGTTGTTGATCGTTGCCATGTTCGCCGCCATGCTTGGCGGAATCGCCGCCCTCCCCTTGCGCGGGTGGCTGATGGCAAATGCCTATGGACGGCGCTTAGAGGCGTTAAAACGAGAATACAGCGAGCGCTTTATGAGCGCGGCACGAGAACAGATCAGCTATGGACGGCAATTGCGCGGGGACGCCGTAGCACCCTTTTTGCGAATGGTCGAAACCTACCTCTCGCAAGCGGATACGATCAAAGCGGAGCTTGCCGCCCATACACAGCAGCTCACCGAATTGGAAAAATCTGTCAGCGACTTGAAGGGGTGA
- a CDS encoding glycosyltransferase family 4 protein, whose protein sequence is MPESQPNEPQQPKRRLRILISILYYVPHYTGYTIHVRDVAEALAARGHEVTVLCARHSLDLPRDETINGVRIVRLWAPIRLSRGMIMPLYPLALLAFMRKVDLIFANSPALEPFLNAIISRLVRKPLVITHHGDLILPPGIKNRLIQGLTFTLFKVAARRAARLIGYSRDYADHSYYLTPFKDKVAVNYPPIHMPPPDPERADELRADWQRDGGILIGYCGRFVQEKRPDVLIRSLDVILKTHPNARIVFAGQYNIPYEDTWQVYQPLIETYRDHLIFLGIITSREALANFYAALDVFVLPSDTECFALVQVEAMLCGAPVVMTDTPGGRVPVTVTGMGKIVPRGDHQTMGRAVIDIVANRAAYVKPRHEIERIFNFEETIATYERHFREAVEG, encoded by the coding sequence ATGCCTGAGTCCCAACCCAACGAACCGCAACAACCAAAGCGCCGCTTGCGCATTTTAATCAGTATTTTGTACTACGTCCCGCACTACACGGGGTATACCATCCACGTCCGCGATGTGGCGGAGGCACTGGCAGCGCGGGGGCATGAAGTTACCGTCCTGTGCGCCCGTCACTCCCTTGACCTCCCCCGTGACGAGACGATCAACGGCGTGCGTATTGTGCGTTTATGGGCGCCCATTCGCTTGAGTCGGGGGATGATCATGCCCCTTTACCCGCTGGCGCTGCTCGCCTTCATGCGCAAGGTTGATCTCATCTTTGCCAACAGCCCTGCTCTAGAGCCGTTCTTGAACGCGATCATCTCGCGCTTGGTTCGGAAACCTCTAGTGATCACCCACCATGGCGATTTGATTTTGCCGCCCGGGATCAAAAACCGCCTTATTCAAGGGCTGACCTTCACCCTCTTTAAGGTCGCTGCACGGCGGGCGGCACGCCTGATTGGGTACAGCCGCGATTACGCCGATCACAGCTACTACCTAACCCCCTTCAAAGACAAAGTGGCAGTGAATTACCCGCCCATCCATATGCCCCCACCCGACCCCGAACGCGCTGACGAACTGCGTGCTGACTGGCAGCGCGATGGCGGCATTCTGATCGGGTATTGTGGGCGCTTTGTCCAAGAAAAGCGCCCCGACGTGTTAATTCGCTCCCTAGACGTGATTCTGAAAACACATCCCAATGCGCGGATTGTCTTTGCCGGACAATACAACATTCCCTATGAGGACACATGGCAGGTTTACCAACCGCTGATCGAAACCTACCGCGATCACCTCATCTTTCTCGGGATCATCACCAGCCGCGAGGCATTAGCGAATTTCTATGCGGCGCTCGATGTCTTTGTCCTGCCCAGTGATACGGAGTGTTTCGCCCTTGTACAGGTGGAGGCGATGCTGTGCGGAGCGCCCGTCGTCATGACCGATACCCCCGGTGGGCGCGTGCCGGTGACAGTGACAGGGATGGGAAAAATTGTCCCACGTGGCGACCACCAGACAATGGGCAGGGCGGTGATCGACATTGTGGCAAATCGGGCGGCTTATGTGAAGCCCCGCCATGAAATTGAGCGCATCTTCAACTTTGAGGAAACAATCGCCACCTATGAACGCCACTTCCGCGAAGCGGTAGAGGGCTAA
- a CDS encoding WD40 repeat domain-containing protein encodes MTFTNPYPGRPYHEAHPHFYGRETETDDIYRLIVANALVILHAVSGAGKTSLINASLIPRLRKENLQVLPKARVNDPLPLGEGALGNVFSQSVIRYWQRGGWGDTMLSEATLREMSLADYLATNRLYNETSYGTKKPRVVIIDQAEEIFSLHKERWADRRPFFEQIQAALVADRYLRILLALRTDYLGYFVDNREATSPLEGMVETRIMIQPLDKDQVIEVIRRPMEATGFTFSNADVVEALKTELMTESSPTHEFGYEAQYAKPILVQLRLYKLWDKLRTYQQMTISEDVLSAYPIRDTLREIYEDAIALGVVRNVSGGLGAGQEGEGLAEAFCYSTESLRRLIRERFLAGEARIMYEATSDANKNAYAVLKDAGLLTDEKRGERDIYELSHDSFVAPVKSDIPREAVVIFYPAGLRSASDVQAGERAWLVFEELLRLLYTTPLTDADGTRLDLVILPLDERTGECALPSDGFDSVGVEALPASPYAVLVVEGIFEGENEPPLISAARRLLEANCRPLLTLSLASLDNQGVFAEVLAALGTRLALAPVDHLPMPDRVYESFYLPMALGKLHEAVNKPTIRERVVGIVGDDNLGKSQLVWRLARHCDVRTLFERIERIVEGGDSPLNPAQLVTDEKLLIILDDVALPGTLLNTYLREDAHYTILVTTRERGVLPAETTSVVEMVFSDWADVESLFRGETPSAEGATPDAQSPMTEIAQSQYSADILNLDSGKGSKGRVGGLADVLGRDPGVIRLAQKAVNLYRFDPIGGRTLPAAQKALVDALGKEFVGLSDGQKRDHLYRHLQKTMGVPAYQALILFTLFPAGADVPPAVIERLLTRTGEKDRLRRLLELELVERDTEGDLYVDRLLYESIVRHDPSIAALRRDHTLFARTDFAYLAARVVSTRRASVVEAELRDLLNDSEVIHSEPDRTQLAHLRGWFARMAHVLDRADDARTVLQTLSISAGDIFPALRERVLGDMATHLRATQAVPQIAAVQIRGLVGYTEGVRASAISPDGRQVVGGSDKGEVILWEVDTGAKLRAFDGHKGLIADCAFTPDGRYLASAGLFDGLRVWDRETGEAVFEEDELRPVSVHFSADGTLLLVTDDRTENLFIYDIQSSPPKVIGRVEGHADAAMSSHPDGRLILTTKRNQVFLYDRETLTVIHQERLAMSDGEAWGCALSADERYFAFGTSEGKITLGSVAERRILDTKEVSRVVTNEGRSVFRCVFSHDGRYLFNPFGAAVQVWHISESGTLEHVRELAGHTGELWSITTNDGGNRLVTGSLDTTVKVWDMAQIGQANAQMHEARVWGLSAAPLGVRGNVPLIATGALDRTARLWKAEEEDGIWQVVGIAPHNTPVIESLLSSSGERLYTFCNDKTMHMWDVRVPDAPLRQSTLAANSWSVNRAILTKTESGSDVLIGIGDDKTVYLLNADLGKIGSCYVTNPAAFVSDAALRYTVDGKPQLLTAWSDATARLFDLDSLNTPRPHLNREFNHSDVDRLAQVSACAFAPDGRLAVTAVQVESKNEYTLYLWNMEDFRRLREIGRLNTRHKSRVHRLAVSPDGNYLASLEDAGALRVWSFPTGELVTAVYLDEALSNVLWLPMTTNQVGSYPLVATGRHGVYFLTLGGV; translated from the coding sequence GTGACCTTCACTAACCCTTACCCCGGCAGACCGTACCACGAAGCCCATCCCCATTTCTATGGGCGGGAAACGGAAACCGATGATATATACCGGCTGATTGTCGCCAACGCGCTAGTGATTCTGCATGCCGTCTCTGGCGCGGGCAAAACCTCCCTGATCAACGCCAGTTTAATCCCCCGCTTGAGGAAGGAAAACCTTCAAGTTCTCCCCAAAGCGCGGGTGAACGACCCACTTCCATTAGGAGAAGGGGCATTGGGGAATGTATTTAGCCAGAGCGTGATCCGCTATTGGCAGCGCGGCGGGTGGGGGGATACCATGCTGAGCGAGGCGACACTTCGTGAGATGTCTTTGGCGGACTACCTTGCCACCAACCGCCTTTACAACGAGACAAGTTACGGCACGAAGAAACCCCGCGTCGTGATTATTGACCAAGCCGAGGAAATTTTCAGCCTACACAAGGAACGATGGGCAGACCGCCGCCCCTTCTTTGAGCAAATTCAGGCGGCGCTGGTGGCAGATCGCTATTTGCGTATTTTGTTGGCGCTGCGGACGGATTACCTCGGCTATTTTGTCGATAACCGCGAGGCGACCAGCCCGCTTGAAGGGATGGTTGAGACGCGGATCATGATCCAACCATTAGACAAAGATCAGGTGATTGAGGTTATTCGCCGCCCAATGGAAGCGACGGGGTTCACCTTCTCCAACGCTGACGTTGTGGAGGCGCTCAAAACAGAACTGATGACAGAGAGCAGTCCCACCCACGAATTTGGCTATGAGGCGCAGTACGCCAAACCGATCCTTGTTCAGTTACGCCTTTACAAACTGTGGGACAAATTGCGCACCTACCAGCAGATGACGATCAGCGAGGATGTCCTCAGCGCGTACCCCATTCGCGATACACTTCGCGAAATTTATGAAGATGCCATTGCGCTGGGAGTGGTGCGCAATGTGTCTGGGGGCTTGGGTGCTGGGCAAGAGGGGGAAGGGCTGGCGGAGGCATTTTGCTACAGCACAGAAAGCCTTCGTCGCCTGATTCGCGAGCGGTTTTTGGCGGGCGAGGCACGGATCATGTATGAGGCGACCAGCGATGCGAACAAAAACGCCTATGCTGTCCTCAAGGATGCCGGCTTGCTTACCGATGAAAAGCGCGGCGAGCGCGACATTTACGAACTCTCTCACGATAGCTTTGTTGCCCCGGTGAAGTCGGATATTCCCCGTGAGGCAGTGGTTATTTTTTACCCCGCTGGACTGCGCTCCGCCAGTGATGTGCAAGCCGGGGAAAGGGCATGGCTGGTCTTTGAGGAACTGCTGCGGCTGCTCTACACAACGCCCCTAACCGATGCGGACGGAACACGCCTTGATCTCGTCATTCTTCCACTGGATGAGAGGACGGGTGAATGTGCCTTGCCTTCTGATGGGTTTGATTCCGTTGGCGTTGAGGCTCTGCCTGCCAGCCCTTACGCAGTGCTGGTTGTGGAGGGAATATTCGAGGGGGAAAACGAGCCACCCCTGATTAGCGCAGCGCGGCGCTTATTGGAAGCGAACTGCCGCCCTCTGCTGACGCTTTCCTTAGCCTCATTGGATAATCAAGGGGTTTTTGCCGAGGTTTTGGCGGCGCTTGGAACGCGCCTCGCCCTTGCGCCGGTAGATCACCTGCCCATGCCAGATCGTGTTTATGAATCTTTCTATTTGCCAATGGCGCTCGGAAAACTGCACGAGGCGGTGAACAAACCGACCATCCGTGAGCGCGTCGTGGGTATTGTGGGCGATGACAACCTGGGGAAATCCCAATTGGTGTGGCGTTTGGCGCGGCATTGTGATGTCCGCACCCTTTTTGAGCGTATTGAGCGGATCGTAGAGGGGGGCGACTCCCCCCTTAATCCGGCGCAGCTTGTGACCGACGAAAAGCTCTTGATCATCTTGGACGATGTGGCGCTACCCGGTACGCTGCTGAACACCTACCTTCGGGAAGACGCCCACTATACTATCCTTGTGACCACCCGCGAGCGCGGCGTCTTGCCCGCCGAAACAACCTCAGTGGTTGAGATGGTCTTTTCCGATTGGGCAGATGTGGAAAGTCTCTTTCGGGGTGAGACACCCTCAGCAGAGGGGGCGACACCCGATGCCCAGTCCCCCATGACAGAGATTGCCCAATCGCAATACAGTGCCGATATTCTGAATTTGGATTCAGGAAAGGGCAGCAAAGGGCGAGTCGGTGGGTTGGCGGATGTGCTAGGGCGTGATCCGGGTGTGATCCGTCTGGCGCAAAAGGCGGTGAATCTCTACCGTTTTGATCCTATTGGCGGGCGCACCCTTCCCGCCGCCCAAAAAGCGTTGGTCGATGCGCTTGGCAAAGAATTCGTCGGGCTTTCTGACGGGCAAAAGCGGGATCACCTTTACCGCCATCTCCAAAAGACAATGGGTGTGCCAGCCTACCAAGCCCTGATACTCTTTACCTTGTTTCCCGCCGGGGCGGATGTGCCGCCAGCGGTCATAGAGCGGTTGCTCACCCGCACAGGAGAAAAGGATCGCCTTCGCCGCCTTCTGGAACTCGAACTTGTTGAGCGCGATACGGAAGGCGATCTCTATGTGGATCGTTTGCTCTACGAATCCATCGTCCGCCATGATCCATCCATCGCTGCCTTGCGCCGCGATCACACACTCTTTGCCCGGACGGATTTTGCGTACCTTGCCGCACGAGTCGTCTCCACCCGCCGCGCCTCTGTGGTGGAGGCAGAACTGCGGGATTTGCTGAATGATTCCGAGGTGATTCATTCTGAGCCTGATCGCACTCAGCTTGCCCACTTGCGGGGTTGGTTTGCCCGTATGGCGCACGTCTTAGATCGCGCCGATGACGCCCGCACTGTCCTTCAAACGCTATCGATCAGTGCCGGAGACATTTTCCCCGCGCTGCGGGAGCGCGTTCTTGGCGATATGGCAACGCACCTGCGGGCAACACAGGCAGTGCCACAGATCGCCGCCGTCCAAATTCGCGGGCTTGTTGGCTATACCGAGGGCGTCCGCGCCAGCGCCATTAGCCCCGATGGGCGGCAGGTAGTTGGCGGCTCGGATAAGGGTGAGGTGATTCTTTGGGAGGTGGACACTGGGGCAAAGCTCCGCGCCTTTGACGGGCATAAAGGGTTGATTGCCGACTGTGCCTTCACCCCCGATGGGCGTTACCTTGCCAGCGCTGGACTTTTTGACGGGCTGCGTGTCTGGGATCGGGAGACGGGCGAAGCCGTTTTTGAAGAAGATGAATTACGCCCCGTCAGCGTTCATTTTTCGGCGGATGGAACGTTGCTGCTCGTCACCGATGACCGCACCGAAAATCTGTTTATCTATGACATTCAGAGCAGCCCGCCAAAAGTCATTGGGCGGGTGGAGGGTCACGCTGACGCCGCTATGAGCAGCCATCCCGATGGGCGGTTGATCCTGACCACGAAACGCAATCAGGTGTTTCTCTATGACCGCGAAACACTGACGGTGATTCATCAGGAACGCCTTGCAATGAGCGATGGTGAGGCGTGGGGATGCGCCCTTAGCGCCGACGAACGTTACTTTGCCTTCGGTACATCGGAAGGCAAGATCACTTTGGGGAGCGTTGCCGAAAGGCGCATCCTCGACACAAAAGAGGTTTCACGGGTTGTCACCAACGAGGGACGCAGCGTTTTCCGCTGTGTTTTTAGTCACGATGGGCGCTATCTCTTTAACCCCTTTGGGGCAGCCGTCCAAGTGTGGCACATCAGCGAAAGCGGCACTTTGGAACACGTCCGCGAGCTTGCCGGACACACGGGCGAACTCTGGAGCATTACGACGAACGATGGCGGAAATCGGCTGGTGACAGGCAGCCTTGATACAACGGTGAAAGTTTGGGATATGGCTCAGATTGGGCAGGCAAACGCCCAAATGCACGAGGCGCGGGTGTGGGGGTTGAGCGCTGCTCCATTGGGGGTGAGAGGAAATGTACCGCTCATCGCTACCGGAGCGCTGGATCGCACAGCGCGGCTTTGGAAAGCCGAGGAGGAGGATGGGATATGGCAGGTCGTAGGTATTGCTCCCCATAACACGCCGGTTATCGAGTCCCTTCTCAGCAGCAGCGGCGAGCGGCTGTACACCTTTTGCAACGATAAAACGATGCACATGTGGGATGTGCGCGTTCCCGATGCCCCTCTGCGGCAAAGCACACTCGCCGCCAATTCGTGGTCGGTGAACCGAGCGATCCTTACCAAAACTGAGAGCGGATCGGATGTGCTTATTGGTATTGGGGATGACAAAACGGTTTACCTCCTCAACGCCGATCTGGGGAAGATAGGGTCATGTTATGTGACGAACCCCGCCGCCTTCGTCAGCGATGCTGCGCTGCGCTATACAGTAGATGGCAAGCCGCAGCTTCTTACGGCGTGGTCGGATGCCACCGCCCGCCTCTTTGATCTGGACTCACTGAACACGCCACGCCCGCACCTGAACCGCGAATTCAACCATTCTGATGTGGATCGCTTGGCGCAAGTTTCCGCCTGTGCCTTTGCCCCCGATGGGCGCCTTGCGGTGACAGCCGTCCAAGTAGAGAGCAAAAACGAATACACCCTTTACCTGTGGAATATGGAAGATTTCCGTCGCCTGCGGGAGATTGGGAGGCTGAACACCCGGCACAAATCGCGGGTTCACCGGTTAGCTGTCAGCCCCGATGGAAACTACCTCGCCTCGTTGGAAGATGCCGGGGCGCTGCGGGTATGGAGCTTTCCCACAGGCGAACTGGTGACGGCGGTCTACCTTGACGAGGCGCTCTCAAATGTCTTGTGGTTGCCCATGACGACAAACCAAGTGGGCAGCTATCCACTGGTTGCCACCGGACGGCATGGGGTGTATTTCCTGACGCTAGGGGGAGTGTAA
- a CDS encoding STAS/SEC14 domain-containing protein, with the protein MPAKVMWYDPDKIILYVVSAPVTVDDLEEASEEIWALAGGIPDLIDIIFDYSQTTGELPRGGMRIVKEGSFKLPNLERVALVGDDSMIEMMFATIAQETYRPDPTIHPTIDDAAAHLRRLAEQDRA; encoded by the coding sequence ATGCCCGCCAAAGTGATGTGGTACGATCCCGACAAAATCATCCTTTATGTGGTCAGTGCGCCGGTGACGGTGGACGACCTTGAGGAAGCGTCCGAGGAAATTTGGGCGCTGGCGGGGGGAATTCCCGATCTGATCGACATTATTTTCGATTACAGCCAAACCACTGGGGAACTTCCACGTGGGGGGATGCGTATTGTGAAGGAAGGGAGTTTCAAACTGCCCAACCTAGAGCGTGTCGCCCTTGTTGGCGATGATTCGATGATTGAGATGATGTTTGCCACCATCGCCCAAGAAACCTACCGTCCCGATCCAACGATTCACCCGACAATCGATGACGCCGCCGCACACTTGCGGCGCTTGGCAGAACAAGACCGGGCATAA
- a CDS encoding SIR2 family protein produces MNSVLFLGGTALRGDHQALPASLRYSFKEARDLGTDSDAVMALAARMIDDAGTYAAVLLDVEFFGGSDAGLEATLALLSRVNSVKHLLVILSGTPKDLPNLIARVGDRYLRRPDGLRGEVLTLWRGELGARLAHLLTSQPSPEREQPSALLETPSGMAAGVAVRRQRPPDIPQADMDTLIADMLRGRLIPIVGAGLYDYPETNHYRYTRDKLAAHLFAYHDLPSLENPLRNLPGISHWVKRLKGDATLKENITTIIQEEEDKYRDNRESVLAVDHPLRLLAQLPFHGYVTTEYDDLLYSELKKRRKTPRRSLVSWFKKSSKAYEEFYRQLDKTNTTLAKVDQLSHIESGADDEKEPFVLYLNGNKDVPRSMVVTEMDYIHYLRSDTKDFPTAIQERIQNVPLLFLGHGLFDWSFKFVLKSLFPGGVGHSLFREILTSDGGGSTAVETWCYAVEPDFEDYSPRHRDYIIQYYGALGIRVFWADPQAFLKSVIDAYTARTAATGG; encoded by the coding sequence ATGAATAGTGTTTTATTCCTCGGCGGCACAGCATTACGAGGGGATCATCAGGCGCTTCCAGCCTCCCTCCGTTACAGCTTCAAAGAAGCCCGTGATCTCGGCACAGATAGCGATGCGGTGATGGCACTTGCCGCCCGGATGATCGATGATGCGGGAACGTATGCGGCAGTGCTGCTGGATGTCGAATTCTTCGGAGGGAGTGACGCCGGACTTGAGGCGACACTTGCCCTTCTGAGTCGGGTGAACAGCGTGAAGCACCTCTTGGTTATTCTAAGTGGGACGCCCAAAGACCTCCCAAACTTGATCGCCCGTGTCGGAGATCGTTACCTCCGCCGCCCAGACGGGCTGCGCGGGGAGGTACTTACCCTCTGGCGCGGGGAATTGGGCGCCCGTCTTGCCCATTTGCTCACCAGCCAGCCCTCCCCCGAACGAGAGCAGCCCTCGGCACTTCTTGAAACGCCGAGTGGGATGGCAGCAGGTGTGGCTGTCCGCCGGCAACGCCCGCCGGATATTCCCCAAGCGGATATGGACACGCTGATCGCGGATATGCTGCGCGGGCGGTTGATTCCCATTGTTGGGGCGGGACTGTACGATTATCCAGAGACAAACCACTACCGCTATACCCGTGATAAGTTGGCAGCGCATTTGTTTGCCTATCACGATTTACCCTCGTTGGAAAACCCGCTCCGCAACCTGCCGGGGATTTCCCACTGGGTAAAGCGCTTGAAAGGCGATGCCACCCTCAAGGAAAACATCACAACGATTATCCAAGAGGAAGAAGATAAGTACCGCGATAATCGGGAAAGCGTGTTAGCCGTTGATCACCCCCTGCGTTTGTTGGCGCAGCTTCCTTTTCATGGCTATGTGACGACGGAATATGACGATTTGCTCTACTCTGAATTGAAAAAACGGCGGAAAACGCCGCGTCGCTCGCTGGTCAGCTGGTTCAAAAAGTCCAGCAAAGCCTATGAGGAGTTCTATCGGCAGTTGGATAAGACGAACACGACACTTGCCAAAGTGGATCAACTTTCGCACATCGAATCTGGCGCAGACGATGAAAAAGAACCGTTCGTTCTCTACCTAAATGGAAACAAAGACGTGCCGCGCTCCATGGTCGTCACCGAGATGGATTACATCCATTACCTACGCAGTGACACAAAAGACTTTCCCACCGCCATTCAGGAACGCATCCAAAATGTACCACTCTTGTTTTTAGGGCATGGCTTGTTCGATTGGAGTTTTAAATTTGTCTTGAAAAGCCTGTTTCCCGGCGGGGTAGGTCACTCGTTGTTCCGCGAGATACTGACCAGCGACGGGGGGGGCAGTACTGCCGTAGAGACATGGTGTTACGCCGTTGAGCCAGATTTTGAAGATTATTCCCCCCGCCACCGCGATTACATCATTCAATACTATGGTGCGTTAGGGATTCGTGTTTTTTGGGCAGACCCGCAAGCCTTCTTAAAAAGCGTGATCGACGCCTATACCGCCCGTACCGCCGCCACCGGAGGCTAA
- a CDS encoding response regulator transcription factor, whose amino-acid sequence MALKVLLVEDDPEMNRLLQMELEQHGYETKTSNNGLEGLRAFHEYRPNLVVLDVALPGMDGLTVCQRIRELSNVPVLMITAHAVSEEEIARGLNLGADEYMIKPIRHIEFHARVRALLRRAQRTDEDETTPVIYADDYLTVDVNARRIWVGGEEIRLTPTEFKLIATFVKHKGQVLTFQQILEQVWGYEYSSEHHYPRIYVSHLRRKIEPDPRTPTYIQNEYGIGYRFTGKTV is encoded by the coding sequence ATGGCGCTCAAAGTGTTACTTGTTGAAGATGACCCCGAAATGAATCGTCTGCTCCAAATGGAATTAGAGCAGCACGGCTATGAAACCAAGACCTCCAACAACGGCTTGGAAGGGCTGCGTGCCTTTCACGAATACCGCCCCAATCTTGTTGTGTTGGATGTGGCGCTGCCCGGGATGGACGGGTTGACGGTCTGCCAGCGCATCCGCGAACTTTCGAATGTGCCGGTCTTGATGATTACCGCTCATGCCGTTTCGGAGGAGGAGATCGCACGGGGGCTGAATCTCGGTGCGGACGAATACATGATCAAACCGATTCGGCATATTGAATTTCATGCCCGTGTGCGGGCGCTTTTGCGGCGGGCGCAGCGAACGGATGAAGACGAAACTACCCCAGTAATCTATGCCGATGATTACCTGACGGTAGATGTGAACGCCCGCCGGATTTGGGTGGGAGGTGAAGAAATTCGTCTGACGCCAACGGAGTTCAAGCTGATTGCCACCTTTGTCAAGCACAAGGGGCAAGTCCTCACCTTTCAACAAATTCTAGAGCAAGTATGGGGCTACGAATACAGTTCGGAGCATCACTATCCGCGCATTTACGTCTCACACCTGCGGCGGAAGATCGAACCCGATCCGCGCACCCCAACCTATATTCAGAACGAGTATGGGATTGGCTATCGGTTTACGGGGAAAACCGTCTAA